One part of the Anaeromyxobacter sp. Fw109-5 genome encodes these proteins:
- a CDS encoding SDR family NAD(P)-dependent oxidoreductase has product MDLQLAGRTAVVTAGTAGIGHAIAAELAAEGAHVVVTGRSRETLEGALAALPDSVRDRVRGVAADVGTAEGAAALVRAVPRADILVNNLGVYEPRPFEEIPDADWARLFEVNVMSGVRLSRAYLPGMRASGWGRILFISSESAFAIPAEMIHYGMTKAAQVAVARGIAETTKGTRITSNVVLPGPTRSAGIVEFLHRMSSNPAASDAEVEREFFERHRPASLLQRLIDAREVAHLVAYLASPLSSATNGAALRVEGGLLRQVG; this is encoded by the coding sequence ATGGACTTGCAGCTCGCGGGAAGGACCGCCGTGGTCACCGCCGGCACGGCGGGGATCGGGCACGCCATCGCGGCCGAGCTCGCGGCCGAGGGGGCTCACGTCGTCGTCACCGGGCGCTCGCGGGAGACGCTCGAGGGCGCCCTCGCCGCGCTCCCCGACAGCGTGCGCGACCGGGTCCGCGGAGTGGCCGCCGACGTCGGGACCGCGGAAGGTGCGGCGGCGCTGGTGCGAGCGGTGCCGCGGGCGGACATCCTCGTGAACAACCTCGGCGTCTACGAGCCGAGGCCGTTCGAGGAGATCCCGGACGCGGACTGGGCGCGGCTCTTCGAGGTGAACGTGATGAGCGGCGTGCGGCTCTCGCGCGCCTACCTGCCCGGTATGCGCGCGAGCGGCTGGGGCCGGATCCTCTTCATCTCGAGCGAGTCGGCGTTCGCCATCCCGGCGGAGATGATCCACTACGGGATGACCAAGGCGGCGCAGGTCGCGGTCGCGCGCGGCATCGCGGAGACGACGAAGGGAACCCGGATCACCTCGAACGTGGTGCTGCCCGGGCCGACGCGGTCGGCGGGCATCGTCGAGTTCCTCCACCGCATGTCCTCGAACCCGGCCGCGAGCGACGCCGAGGTGGAGCGGGAGTTCTTCGAGAGGCACCGCCCGGCGTCCCTCCTCCAGCGGCTCATCGACGCCCGCGAGGTGGCGCACCTCGTGGCGTACCTGGCGAGCCCGCTCTCCTCGGCGACGAACGGCGCCGCGCTCCGCGTCGAGGGTGGCCTGCTGCGTCAGGTCGGGTGA
- a CDS encoding cupin domain-containing protein translates to MAHISIKRFSSPDETRPFADKGHAEILRFGEGTVGRGVFEPGWRWSTHVKPIAGTRSCQAAHSGYVVSGRMHLVMDDGEEAEMAAGDYVTIPPGHDAWTVGDEACVIIDVAGMEHYAEGRTASRAQQGTEAQPPAHH, encoded by the coding sequence GACGAGACCCGTCCGTTCGCGGACAAGGGACACGCGGAGATCCTGAGGTTCGGCGAGGGGACCGTCGGCCGAGGCGTCTTCGAGCCGGGCTGGCGATGGTCGACGCACGTGAAGCCGATCGCCGGCACGCGGAGCTGCCAGGCCGCGCACTCCGGCTACGTGGTCTCGGGCCGGATGCACCTCGTGATGGACGACGGCGAGGAGGCGGAGATGGCCGCAGGCGACTACGTCACCATCCCGCCCGGCCACGACGCATGGACGGTCGGGGACGAGGCCTGCGTCATCATCGACGTCGCCGGCATGGAGCACTACGCCGAGGGCCGCACCGCCTCGCGCGCCCAGCAGGGCACGGAGGCGCAGCCGCCCGCGCACCACTAG